CTCCCCCATCCTTGAATCTCTACGCCCGTATCGCTATAATTACCGCAGATTATCTGATTATTCCCTCAGACTTAAAACCTTTTGCTAATCAGGGATTAAATAACGTCAAAGGCTTTGTCAAAGCTAATAATACCTTTAGAAAGCAATTAGGCTTAGAAGAGGTTCAGATTCTCGGTGTTCTTCCTACTAAAATATCAACTAATCCTAAGTTTATAGAACATACTTTGAAAAACCGTCTAGAAATAATTAAAGAACGTTATAAATTACCCCTATTTGACACTATAATTTATGATCGCGAGGATTTAGCTAAATCTCTAGAACAAATTCAGATCATTGGAGTTATAGATATACCAGATCCTCGCTCTGTTTTCGATTATAAACCAGATAGTAAAGCAGCTAACGAATTTAACTTACTAGCAGAAGAAGTCTTAACTAAAATAGGAAGTATATGAGTAAATTATCCACCCTTTTAGTCGCGGTTAGAAAAATCAGTTCCCCTATACCGCGATCGCAATTTCCCGAAGATAAAATCGAAGCGATCGCCCAGCTAATCCTAGCAGTAGAAGGCTTAATTAATCCACTGGTTTTACGTCGCACCAGTTTAGAATCTTTTGAGGTAATCTCAGGACATTTAGAATATTATGCAGCAGTTAGGGCTAGAGAAATCGACTTACGTAAAGGTGAGATGATTAATGCTTACGTATTAGAGGGAGAAAATGAAGAAATTTTAGAGCAACAAGTAGAATTATTACGCTTTGTTACTAATACAGAAAATAATAGTGATAGCAATAATGATGGACGCTTAAATAATCTAGAAAATCGTTTAGAAACACGCTTTAAAGAGTTACAAGAGCAACAAAAAAGCTTAAAACTAGATTTAGAAAAAAAACTAACCGAGTTAGAAACCAGATTACCAG
Above is a window of Gloeocapsa sp. DLM2.Bin57 DNA encoding:
- a CDS encoding ParA family protein — encoded protein: MKTIAIYHNKGGVGKTTTVVNLAAAYSKMGKRVLVIDLDSQANTTYATGLVKFEDELFDNIKDKNVLQVLASEELFSIAEVARKSVFTEPEIDVVPAHIDLMNAEKDLISLEYSRLLLRSKLQDVQDDYDIVLIDTPPSLNLYARIAIITADYLIIPSDLKPFANQGLNNVKGFVKANNTFRKQLGLEEVQILGVLPTKISTNPKFIEHTLKNRLEIIKERYKLPLFDTIIYDREDLAKSLEQIQIIGVIDIPDPRSVFDYKPDSKAANEFNLLAEEVLTKIGSI